From one Musa acuminata AAA Group cultivar baxijiao chromosome BXJ2-6, Cavendish_Baxijiao_AAA, whole genome shotgun sequence genomic stretch:
- the LOC135615628 gene encoding uncharacterized protein LOC135615628 yields the protein MRSASTWNPSSVPLLSPSVEIEMVTAPDDSPRVKFLCSFGGSILPRPIDGRLRYVGGETRIVTVPRDVSYEELLARMRELFDGASIIKYQQPDEDLDALVSLVNDEDVMNMMEEYDKLGTAGDGSTWLRIFLFSQYPDHDTAVVGAHFDADDREAERRYIDALNSLSDAKSSSPPDISEHHLDGGIHNQVKLRHLTIPHPSHAQRYGEMDASFSPALFSPGQHSATDPQEFSPSPSSARFHVGAGEFNDRIADEYVRQAAGHQHQMHQYDHQSPSPVENLVWIPTGAIVQEKSGFPTNLGHSHNIIDGNGYCEHCCMAFQRNHSIVPDARFVNNCWKHGQPYMEQPKMVNEYMGHFPNSCAECSSTRDPHMVNQDMKIGHGVYAKEQSEPHHLFFNESHGYERGWPMHSHQVTHRLEDMRINYNGTGRANEHLVVDGNMMNAPFAHGNINDEHSFPSNCIGCDETHYLRHGTNTGNEVFLPQPTVGNGTGTNAPRFEDSAVRYRNQPSAYGVESLYQVSNNLHPVQSLLRNRQVPTHPATSYELSNSMIPNGGPDSSFTRFTQEGSPSFPYVRVEDQIPNALPSQNNSMQQRMLGFEETAAPDYLYHHGNRLNPKNTAGPNGVLPLAPDSVPCSPGKMHVKVTSEAVSLLSEPSCPIEKDLIVSCASGGHQPPVLGSDLILEMQSAEEKSLTEEALEEKHGISKEPDAHILLSPKSRQNVELAMKELQLSEVEGYTSKIVDANTNVAPGDEDISEENLNFLPELIASVKKAVLEGAEEVIARVQSVSESVATPDLGKNEPLHDQEPESTNADGHTCLEGNSEHEKLCKTEPVIADAEALAKGLQNANADGQAASEGSSEHETLCKIEPTTAEAEALAKGLQTIKNDDLEEIRELGSGTFGSVYHGKWRGSDVAIKRIKASCFAGRPSERERLIADFWKEALIMSYLHHPNIVSFYGVVRDGPDGSLATVTEFMINGSLKQFLQKKDRTIDRRKRLIIAMDVAFGMEYLHGKNIVHFDLKCENLLVNMRDPHRPVCKIGDLGLSKVKQHTLVSGGLRGTLPWMAPELLSGKSNMVSEKIDVYSYGIVMWELLTGEEPYADMRCASIIGGIINNTIRPKIPTWCDPEWKSLMESCWSSDPALRPSFSEISQKLRKMAAAINLK from the exons ATGCGATCGGCGTCAACCTGGAATCCCTCATCTGTTCCTCTGTTGTCGCCGTCGGTTGAGATTGAAATGGTCACCGCCCCCGATGATTCCCCTCGCGTCAAGTTCCTCTGCAGCTTCGGTGGGAGCATCCTCCCCCGGCCGATCGACGGGCGGCTCCGCTATGTCGGGGGCGAGACCCGGATCGTGACCGTCCCACGCGACGTCTCCTACGAGGAGCTTTTGGCTCGGATGCGCGAGCTGTTCGATGGAGCGTCGATCATCAAGTACCAGCAACCCGACGAGGACCTCGATGCGCTGGTGTCCCTCGTGAATGACGAGGATGTGATGAACATGATGGAGGAGTACGACAAGCTCGGGACTGCCGGTGACGGTTCCACGTGGCTGAGGATCTTCCTTTTTTCGCAGTATCCTGATCATGACACGGCGGTTGTCGGTGCCCACTTCGATGCTGATGACCGGGAGGCCGAACGAAGGTACATCGATGCGCTCAACAGCCTTTCCGATGCAAAATCCTCCTCACCTCCGGATATCTCCGAGCATCATCTCGATGGGGGGATCCACAATCAGGTTAAGTTGCGTCACCTTACGATCCCTCATCCTTCTCATGCTCAAAGATACGGTGAAATGGATGCTTCTTTTAGCCCTGCTCTTTTCTCCCCAGGGCAACATTCTGCCACTGACCCACAGGAATTCTCACCTTCTCCATCGTCTGCAAGATTTCACGTTGGGGCTGGGGAGTTCAACGATAGAATTGCTGATGAGTATGTTAGGCAAGCAGCGGGACACCAACACCAAATGCATCAGTATGATCATCAGTCACCATCACCTGTGGAAAATTTGGTGTGGATTCCCACAGGTGCAATTGTTCAGGAAAAGTCTGGATTTCCAACTAACTTGGGCCATTCTCACAATATTATCGATGGAAATGGTTACTGTGAGCATTGCTGCATGGCTTTCCAGAGGAACCATAGTATTGTTCCAGATGCACGTTTTGTCAACAATTGCTGGAAGCATGGGCAGCCATACATGGAGCAACCAAAGATGGTTAACGAATACATGGGGCACTTTCCAAATTCATGTGCTGAGTGTTCCAGTACCAGGGATCCACACATGGTAAACCAAGACATGAAGATAGGCCATGGTGTCTATGCCAAAGAACAGAGCGAGCCGCACCACTTGTTCTTTAATGAGTCCCATGGTTATGAACGGGGGTGGCCTATGCACAGCCACCAGGTCACTCACAGACTTGAGGATATGCGGATCAATTACAACGGAACGGGTAGGGCAAATGAACACTTGGTTGTCGATGGAAATATGATGAACGCTCCATTTGCACATGGGAACATTAATGATGAACATTCATTCCCTTCTAATTGCATCGGCTGTGATGAGACACATTATCTTCGACATGGTACTAATACTGGAAATGAAGTATTTCTTCCTCAGCCAACAGTCGGAAATGGTACAGGCACAAATGCACCACGATTTGAAGATTCTGCAGTTAGGTATCGGAATCAACCTTCTGCATATGGCGTGGAGAGTCTCTACCAAGTCTCAAACAATCTGCATCCAGTTCAGTCTTTGCTGAGAAATAGACAGGTTCCTACTCATCCTGCAACATCATACGAGCTCTCCAATTCGATGATTCCAAATGGTGGGCCTgactcaagttttacaagatttacaCAGGAGGGCAGTCCAAGCTTTCCATATGTTCGGGTTGAGGACCAAATTCCAAATGCCTTGCCAAGCCAGAATAACAGTATGCagcaaaggatgcttggctttgaagaAACTGCTGCCCCAGATTATCTGTATCACCATGGTAATAGACTGAACCCAAAAAACACCGCTGGTCCGAATGGTGTGCTCCCCCTTGCTCCTGATTCTGTTCCATGTTCTCCTGGAAAAATGCATGTCAAAGTTACTTCTGAAGCAGTATCTCTTCTGTCCGAACCTTCATGCCCCATTGAGAAAGATTTGATTGTTTCTTGTGCTTCTGGGGGCCATCAGCCCCCTGTTCTGGGCTCTGATCTGATTCTGGAAATGCAATCTGCAGAAGAGAAAAGTCTGACAGAAGAAGCGCTGGAAGAAAAACATGGAATTTCAAAGGAACCTGATGCACATATTCTCCTTTCCCCGAAGAGTAGACAAAATGTGGAATTGGCAATGAAAGAGCTTCAGCTTTCTGAGGTGGAAGGATACACAAGCAAAATTGTTGATGCTAACACTAATGTTGCTCCTGGCGACGAGGATATATCTGAGGAGAACTTGAATTTTTTACCTGAGTTGATTGCTTCTGTGAAGAAAGCAGTGCTGGAAGGTGCCGAGGAGGTGATAGCGAGGGTCCAATCAGTTTCTGAATCAGTTGCTACACCTGACCTTGGTAAAAATGAACCATTGCATGATCAAGAACCTGAG AGCACCAATGCAGATGGTCACACTTGTTTGGAAGGAAATAGTGAACATGAAAAACTTTGTAAAACTGAACCCGTGATAGCTGATGCTGAAGCTTTGGCTAAAGGGTTACAG AATGCCAATGCAGATGGTCAGGCTGCCTCGGAAGGAAGTAGTGAACATGAGACACTTTGTAAAATTGAGCCCACAACAGCTGAAGCTGAAGCATTGGCTAAAGGATTACAG ACGATAAAAAATGATGATCTTGAAGAGATCAGGGAACTGGGTTCTGGCACATTTGGTTCTGTCTATCATGGCAAATGGAGAGGTTCTGATGTTGCTATAAAAAGAATAAAAGCTAGCTGTTTTGCAGGGAGGCCATCAGAGAGAGAACGCTTG ATTGCAGATTTCTGGAAAGAAGCTCTGATAATGAGTTACTTACATCATCCCAACATCGTTTCCTTTTATGGTGTAGTTCGTGATGGCCCTGATGGCAGTTTGGCAACCGTAACAGAGTTCATGATCAATGGATCTCTTAAACAGTTTTTGCAAAAGAAAGACAG AACAATTGATCGCCGCAAAAGACTAATTATAGCCATGGATGTTGCATTTGGGATGGAGTATTTGCATGGAAAGAATATAGTTCACTTTGATCTCAAGTGTGAGAATTTATTAGTTAACATGCGAGATCCTCATCGCCCGGTCTGCAAG ATTGGGGATCTTGGATTATCAAAAGTAAAGCAGCATACGTTGGTGTCAGGTGGTCTTCGGGGAACTTTACCATGGATGGCACCTGAACTTTTAAGTGGAAAAAGTAATATGGTATCTGAAAAG ATTGATGTTTATTCATATGGTATTGTGATGTGGGAGCTGCTTACGGGGGAAGAGCCCTATGCAGATATGCGTTGTGCTTCAATCATAG GGGGCATCATAAACAACACCATACGACCTAAAATTCCAACTTGGTGTGATCCTGAGTGGAAGTCCCTGATGGAAAGTTGTTGGTCTTCTGATCCAGCATTGAGGCCTTCATTCTCTGAGATATCTCAGAAGTTGAGGAAAATGGCTGCCGCGATCAATTTGAAATGA
- the LOC135615629 gene encoding cytoplasmic 60S subunit biogenesis factor REI1 homolog 2-like, which translates to MPVLMCNACNKGFDDEAQQKLHYRSEWHRYNLKRKVAGVPGVTEELFQARQSALAEERSKLSATPMLYGCALCGKEYRSSKAHAQHLKSRAHTMRASQELGPSTARITTIKPFAGRTSNKATVHVAQAVRGDEDEESEESEDEWIEVNPNDELDMASESLSNLHVGENNVTYDIEPDDFIDEAGELDTSCCFICDLKHENIETCMIHMHKQHGFFIPDVEYLRDPKGLLTYVGLKVRRDFMCLYCNERCHPFQSLEAVRKHMIAKGHCKVRYGDGGDDEDVDLENFYDYSSSYMDADGKQLVATDYMSSSVELGSGGSELIISRKTDNGVLVRTFGSREFLRYYRQKPPPSLTRDASLALSLASRYRSMGLATVQSKEQIVRMKVMREMSRHGVEAMRSKIGMKSNVIRNLPKNVPY; encoded by the exons ATGCCGGTTCTCATGTGCAACGCTTGCAATAAGGGGTTCGACGACGAGGCGCAGCAGAAGCTTCACTACAGATCCGAATGGCACCGCTACAACCTTAAGAGAAAG GTTGCAGGGGTCCCAGGTGTAACAGAAGAGTTATTTCAGGCTAGACAATCAGCTCTAGCTGAAGAACGTAGCAAGTTGAGTGCAACACCAATGCTCTATGGATGTGCACTATGTGGAAAGGAGTACAGAAGTTCAAAGGCTCATGCTCAGCATCTTAAATCACGAGCTCATACTATGAGAGCATCACAAGAGTTGGGTCCTTCAACTGCAAGAATTACCACTATAAAACCATTTGCAGGTCGAACATCAAATAAGGCTACAGTTCATGTTGCTCAGGCCGTTAGAGGAGATGAGGATGAAGAAAGTGAAGAGAGTGAGGATGAATGGATAGAGGTCAACCCAAACGATGAGCTGGATATGGCTTCTGAATCCCTGTCAAACTTGCACGTTGGTGAAAATAATGTTACTTATGATATTGAGCCAGATGATTTCATTGATGAAGCTGGAGAGTTGGATACATCTTGTTGCTTCATTTGTGATCTAAAGCATGAAAACATAGAAACCTGTATGATCCATATGCACAAGCAACATGGGTTTTTCATACCTGATGTTGAATATTTGAGGGATCCCAAGGGTCTTCTTACATATGTTGGTCTTAAG GTCAGAAGGGATTTTATGTGTTTGTACTGCAATGAGAGATGTCATCCTTTTCAAAGCTTGGAGGCTGTAAGGAAGCATATGATAGCAAAAGGTCATTGCAAGGTGCGTTATGGAGATGGAGGTGATGATGAGGATGTGGATTTGGAGAATTTCTATGATTACAGCAGCAG TTATATGGATGCAGATGGTAAGCAATTGGTGGCAACAGATTATATGAGTAGTAGTGTGGAGCTTGGGAGTGGAGGGTCTGAGCTTATCATTTCACGGAAAACTGATAATGGGGTACTTGTTCGAACTTTTGGATCTCGGGAATTTCTTCGGTACTACCGCCAAAAACCACCGCCATCTCTTACAAGAGATGCTTCATTAGCTCTTTCATTAGCTTCAAG GTACCGGAGCATGGGCTTAGCAACGGTGCAATCAAAGGAGCAGATCGTGAGGATGAAAGTTATGAGGGAGATGAGTCGACATGGAGTTGAAGCTATGCGTTCAAAGATTGGGATGAAGAGTAACGTCATCAGAAATCTCCCTAAGAATGTCCCATATTAG
- the LOC135615630 gene encoding protein PHOSPHATE-INDUCED 1 homolog encodes MAAPASSSSGCSALLGFVLAAALFQCSHGGSTLAGLVEQQPLAMTYHKGALLTGPLSVNLIFYGKFTASQKAIVSDFLASLSLAPHKDSVEPSVATWWNTLAKYYATSRTPLPKLKLGKLIVDAGYSLGKSLHDADIAKLAARGAPRNAINVVLTAEDVAVERFCMSRCGSHAASPRSKDGGRFAYVWVGNSAAQCPGQCAWPFHQPIYGPQTPPLVAPNGDVGVDGMVINVASMLVGAATNPFGDGFFQGPKEAPLEAATACPGVYAKGAYPGYPGDLPVDSVTGASYNAHGAHSRKYLVPALFDPSTSTCSTLV; translated from the coding sequence ATGGCTgctcctgcttcttcttcttcgggtTGTTCTGCGCTTCTTGGGTTCGTGTTAGCCGCTGCACTATTTCAGTGCTCCCATGGAGGGAGCACCCTCGCAGGCCTCGTGGAGCAGCAGCCTCTCGCGATGACCTACCACAAGGGGGCTCTGCTCACTGGTCCTCTGTCGGTCAACCTCATATTCTACGGGAAGTTTACGGCTTCACAAAAGGCCATCGTTTCGGACTTCCTCGCCTCCCTTTCGCTCGCCCCCCACAAGGACTCCGTAGAGCCGTCGGTTGCCACCTGGTGGAATACCCTTGCTAAGTACTACGCCACCTCCAGGACGCCGCTGCCCAAACTCAAACTCGGAAAGCTGATCGTCGACGCAGGGTACTCCCTCGGCAAATCCCTCCACGACGCTGACATCGCGAAGCTGGCGGCCCGGGGGGCGCCGCGGAACGCCATCAACGTGGTGCTGACGGCCGAGGACGTGGCCGTGGAGCGGTTCTGCATGAGCCGGTGCGGTTCCCACGCGGCGTCGCCACGGTCGAAGGACGGCGGCCGTTTCGCCTACGTCTGGGTGGGGAACTCGGCGGCGCAGTGCCCCGGACAGTGCGCCTGGCCCTTCCACCAGCCCATCTACGGGCCGCAGACACCGCCGCTGGTGGCGCCCAACGGCGACGTCGGGGTGGACGGCATGGTGATCAACGTGGCGAGCATGCTGGTCGGCGCCGCCACCAACCCATTCGGGGACGGGTTCTTCCAGGGGCCGAAGGAGGCTCCGCTGGAGGCGGCAACTGCGTGCCCCGGGGTGTACGCAAAGGGAGCCTACCCGGGCTACCCGGGGGACCTACCGGTGGACTCCGTCACCGGAGCCAGCTACAACGCGCATGGGGCCCACAGCAGGAAGTACCTGGTCCCAGCCCTCTTCGACCCGTCGACGTCCACGTGTTCGACCTTGGTGTGA